The following are encoded together in the Capsulimonas corticalis genome:
- a CDS encoding AraC family transcriptional regulator yields the protein MNIVTPLNSIQIQLIHANCLLITPDWWIMRDIQGPFWRFYMQWEAGVTVSIDGRATALEAERFYIIPGGARFSARTDWPMQQLFIHFDVIGLYGLKMRELFADLICLPAAFPLKEIAREISRRLQAGDPIDALMQTQIHAMLYTGLAQYLASLPQDRRDELGRHTLALAPLTPALNYIDAHLTEPLSNSALAELCFMSEGHFIRRFRAGVGQTPVQYILDRRAQQAARLLRMTDWSIERIAEETGFGSRYYFHRVFSRLIGVAPSAYRRSSER from the coding sequence ATGAACATTGTCACGCCCCTCAACAGCATACAGATCCAGCTGATCCACGCCAATTGCCTTTTGATCACGCCGGATTGGTGGATCATGCGGGATATTCAGGGTCCGTTCTGGCGCTTTTACATGCAGTGGGAAGCGGGGGTGACGGTGTCCATCGATGGGCGCGCGACGGCGCTTGAGGCGGAGCGCTTCTATATCATCCCCGGGGGCGCGAGGTTCAGCGCGCGGACGGACTGGCCCATGCAGCAGCTATTTATCCACTTCGATGTCATTGGATTGTATGGCCTGAAGATGCGCGAGCTCTTCGCGGATCTGATCTGTCTGCCGGCAGCGTTCCCGCTCAAAGAAATCGCCCGGGAGATCTCGCGGCGGCTTCAAGCGGGAGATCCTATCGATGCGCTGATGCAGACGCAGATCCATGCGATGCTTTACACGGGTCTAGCCCAGTACCTCGCCTCCCTGCCGCAGGACCGGCGCGACGAATTGGGCCGGCATACGCTGGCGCTGGCGCCGCTGACGCCGGCGCTCAATTATATCGACGCCCATTTGACGGAGCCGCTGTCGAACTCCGCTCTCGCCGAGCTGTGCTTCATGAGCGAGGGGCATTTTATTCGGCGATTCCGCGCGGGCGTCGGCCAAACGCCGGTCCAATATATTCTGGACCGGCGCGCCCAGCAGGCGGCGCGACTCCTGCGCATGACGGATTGGAGCATCGAGCGCATCGCCGAAGAAACCGGCTTCGGAAGCCGTTACTACTTCCACCGCGTCTTCTCCCGCCTGATCGGGGTGGCCCCTTCGGCCTACCGGCGCTCTTCGGAACGGTGA
- a CDS encoding glycoside hydrolase family 2 protein, which yields MNRKRLRERNAFSLCVFLVPLCAAASPARANELWPRPTIAPIPISEPGVRAPKVLLNGDWKFSAAPPSDFWNADASGWANADASGWANAAVPGDLSVQGLIDDRATNGKELAYRKVVTVPADFAGRKILLRIEGGYDYARIWVNGRFVRDHYGAFTTWDSDITPYVTPGQPARITVGLTAGPEETLGIEYRHTRGLVRDVSLLAAPKDHLTRLQCDTDFDDAYQNATLKVDAGMEFGAAPGATVRLSLTDPRGRKVTIGPSKIVLSPRAPEQSIRIPTTSPQKWDSEHPNLYRLTAQVKIDGRVVETITKSIGFRKIAWRGNQMFVNGQPVKLHGVNWHQDLANAGEIANAANDKASLDMIKSANVNFIRTSHYPQTEFVLDYCDKIGLYVEEETSIFFITEQGVAMNSESNPDFQPKYMNQFAEMIERDRSHPSIVMWSLGNESRWGSNMQHQFDYVKLEDPTRPTIWSYPDDHDAGTTPRFDIRSIHYPGQGWAFGQAAQPELCDEYSHILVTSSAAELRRDAGARDFYGEELKFWWEKMYAAPGNLGGAIWYAQDTTFARADGTFNPSLTAEWGVIDVWNRPKPEYWNVKKEYSPVVIDGNAKSVANPGAGKPLALPVQNRYNHSNLNEVTFAWKAGDGSGKMRGPNVAPGGQIGVIEIPARDWKNGDIVNIKVFRDKEYVDEYNFTLGIPHPIFPAAQGPAPTVTTDAKTIQITGRDFSLSFDQSTGSLTHGKFRGAEIITGGPYLNLGLPELKPWTLTSLDSRVSGDLTHIDISGKYGDLPVRFDVAVDAAGLIATTYTIDGAPPAEATEVGVAYTVSRNADRLTYRRSGTWSAYPADYIAGSEGVSLKTKPHGVDTWRVKPSWPWALDEKDFINDGAAKASAGRGTNAFRSSKTNVYHASLVLAGSNLRLRMEGDGTGSAHPLIEPNGDIRFNMNNQWSFKLSGGSMATQIRRDVTAGAGYTNTVRMRLTDGDDYGMGYEAIVK from the coding sequence ATGAACCGTAAACGATTACGGGAACGGAATGCGTTCTCACTTTGCGTCTTTCTCGTCCCGCTTTGCGCCGCCGCAAGCCCCGCGCGCGCCAATGAGCTCTGGCCGCGCCCCACGATCGCGCCGATCCCCATTTCGGAGCCTGGCGTGCGTGCGCCGAAGGTCCTGCTGAATGGCGATTGGAAGTTCTCGGCGGCGCCGCCGAGCGACTTCTGGAACGCCGACGCTTCCGGCTGGGCGAACGCCGACGCTTCCGGCTGGGCGAACGCCGCCGTGCCGGGCGATCTCTCGGTGCAGGGGCTCATTGATGACCGGGCGACGAACGGCAAGGAGCTGGCGTATCGCAAAGTCGTGACGGTTCCGGCGGATTTCGCGGGCAGGAAGATCCTGCTGCGCATCGAAGGCGGATACGATTACGCGCGCATTTGGGTCAACGGCCGCTTCGTGCGCGACCACTATGGCGCGTTCACGACCTGGGATTCGGACATCACGCCCTATGTGACGCCGGGGCAGCCCGCGCGGATCACGGTCGGGCTGACGGCCGGCCCCGAGGAGACGCTGGGGATCGAGTACCGGCACACGCGCGGCCTGGTGCGCGACGTCAGCCTGCTCGCCGCTCCCAAAGACCATCTGACGCGGCTTCAGTGCGACACGGATTTCGACGACGCCTATCAAAACGCGACGCTGAAGGTCGATGCGGGGATGGAGTTCGGCGCGGCGCCGGGCGCGACCGTACGCCTCTCCCTCACCGATCCACGCGGCCGCAAGGTCACGATCGGACCGTCGAAGATCGTGCTGTCGCCCCGCGCGCCCGAACAATCGATCCGTATTCCCACCACGTCGCCCCAAAAGTGGGACTCGGAGCATCCCAATCTGTATCGCCTGACGGCGCAGGTCAAGATCGATGGGCGCGTTGTGGAGACGATCACAAAATCCATCGGCTTCCGCAAGATCGCCTGGCGCGGAAACCAGATGTTCGTGAACGGACAGCCGGTCAAGCTGCATGGAGTCAACTGGCATCAGGACCTGGCGAACGCCGGCGAGATCGCGAACGCGGCGAACGACAAGGCGTCGCTGGACATGATCAAGAGCGCCAATGTCAACTTCATCCGGACATCGCACTACCCGCAAACCGAGTTCGTGCTCGATTACTGCGACAAGATCGGCCTGTATGTCGAGGAGGAGACCTCAATCTTCTTCATCACCGAACAGGGCGTGGCGATGAACTCGGAGAGCAACCCGGACTTCCAGCCCAAGTATATGAACCAGTTCGCGGAGATGATCGAGCGCGACCGCAGTCATCCGAGCATCGTGATGTGGTCCCTGGGCAACGAAAGCCGCTGGGGCTCGAATATGCAGCATCAGTTCGACTATGTGAAGCTCGAAGATCCCACACGTCCGACGATCTGGAGCTACCCGGACGATCACGACGCCGGGACGACCCCGCGCTTCGATATCCGCAGCATCCACTACCCCGGCCAGGGCTGGGCGTTCGGGCAGGCCGCGCAGCCCGAGTTGTGCGATGAGTACTCCCACATCCTCGTCACTTCCAGCGCCGCCGAGCTGCGCCGCGACGCCGGCGCGCGCGATTTCTACGGCGAAGAGTTAAAGTTCTGGTGGGAGAAGATGTACGCCGCCCCCGGCAACCTCGGCGGCGCTATCTGGTACGCGCAGGATACGACGTTCGCGCGCGCCGATGGGACCTTCAACCCCTCGCTCACCGCCGAATGGGGCGTCATCGATGTCTGGAACCGGCCCAAGCCCGAATACTGGAACGTCAAAAAAGAATATTCGCCCGTCGTGATCGACGGCAACGCCAAGTCCGTGGCGAACCCCGGCGCCGGAAAGCCGCTCGCGCTCCCCGTCCAGAACCGATATAACCATTCGAACTTGAACGAAGTCACGTTCGCATGGAAAGCCGGCGACGGATCGGGCAAAATGCGCGGCCCGAATGTCGCCCCCGGCGGCCAGATCGGCGTGATTGAGATCCCGGCGCGGGACTGGAAGAACGGCGATATCGTCAATATCAAGGTCTTTCGGGACAAAGAATATGTTGATGAATACAACTTCACCCTCGGCATCCCCCACCCGATCTTCCCGGCGGCTCAGGGCCCCGCGCCTACGGTGACGACGGATGCGAAGACGATCCAAATCACCGGCCGCGACTTCTCACTGAGCTTCGACCAATCGACCGGATCGCTCACCCACGGCAAGTTTCGCGGCGCCGAGATCATTACCGGCGGTCCCTATCTAAACCTCGGCCTTCCGGAGCTGAAGCCGTGGACGCTGACCTCTCTGGACTCGCGGGTTTCGGGAGACCTGACCCACATCGATATCTCCGGAAAGTACGGCGACCTGCCGGTGCGCTTCGATGTTGCGGTGGACGCCGCCGGTCTCATCGCCACAACCTACACGATCGATGGAGCGCCGCCGGCCGAGGCGACGGAAGTCGGCGTCGCCTACACGGTCTCGCGCAACGCCGACCGGCTGACCTATCGCCGCAGCGGAACGTGGTCGGCGTACCCCGCAGACTACATCGCCGGCAGCGAAGGCGTCTCCCTCAAGACAAAACCTCACGGGGTCGATACCTGGCGGGTGAAACCATCGTGGCCGTGGGCGCTGGACGAAAAAGACTTCATCAACGACGGCGCCGCCAAAGCCTCCGCCGGCCGTGGAACCAACGCCTTCCGAAGCTCCAAGACCAACGTCTACCACGCCTCCCTCGTCCTCGCCGGCTCAAACCTGCGATTACGGATGGAGGGCGACGGAACCGGCTCCGCGCACCCACTGATCGAACCCAACGGCGACATCCGGTTCAACATGAACAACCAGTGGTCGTTCAAGCTCTCCGGAGGCTCAATGGCGACGCAGATCCGGCGGGACGTGACGGCGGGAGCGGGATACACGAACACGGTGCGGATGCGGCTGACGGATGGGGATGATTATGGGATGGGGTAT